Proteins encoded within one genomic window of Anopheles gambiae chromosome 3, idAnoGambNW_F1_1, whole genome shotgun sequence:
- the LOC1279370 gene encoding ELAV-like protein 3 isoform X4, with the protein MMTNGIADAQQNGGGQEDSKTNLIVNYLPQQMTQEEIRSLFSSIGEVESCKLIRDKVTGQSLGYGFVNYQRAEDASKAINTLNGLRLQNKQIKVSFARPSSEAIKGANLYVSGLPKNMLQADLEALFSPYGRIITSRILCDNITGLSKGVGFIRFDQRMEAEKAIKELNGTVPKGSTEPITVKFANNPSSTKTVPPLAAYLGPQAARRFPGPIHHPTGRFSAIPNYRYSPLAGDLLANSMIPTNAIANGSGWCIFVYNLAPETEENVLWQLFGPFGAVQSVKVIKDLQTNKCKGFGFVTMTNYDEAVVAIQSLNGYTLGNRVLQVSFKTNKSKNA; encoded by the exons ATGATGACGAACGGAATCGCTGATGCGCAACAAAATGGCGGTGGCCAGGAAGACTCAAAGACCAATCTTATCGTCAATTATTTACCACAGCAGATGACCCAGGAGGAGATACGGTCGCTTTTCTCCAGCATCGGGGAGGTGGAAAGCTGCAAGCTGATTCGTGACAAAGTGACCG GGCAAAGCCTTGGGTACGGATTCGTCAACTACCAGCGAGCGGAGGATGCGAGCAAAGCGATCAACACACTGAACGGCCTAAGATTGCAGAACAAGCAAATAAAG GTATCGTTTGCTCGCCCGAGCTCGGAAGCAATCAAGGGTGCGAACCTGTACGTGTCTGGTTTGCCGAAGAACATGCTGCAGGCGGACCTGGAGGCACTGTTTAGCCCTTACGGGCGCATCATCACGTCTCGCATCCTGTGCGACAATATTACAG GCCTCTCCAAAGGAGTCGGTTTTATTCGGTTCGATCAGCGCATGGAGGCGGAGAAAGCTATCAAGGAGTTGAACGGTACTGTACCGAAAGGGTCAACCGAACCGATCACCGTCAAGTTTGCCAACAACCCAAGCAGCACGAAAACCGTACCACCGCTAGCAGCCTATTTAGGCCCACAAGCAGCTCGCCGTTTTCCGGGCCCGATCCATCATCCGACCGGACGATTTAG TGCCATTCCAAACTATCGATACTCGCCACTGGCAGGAGATTTACTGGCGAACTCGATGATTCCTACCAATGCCATCGCAAACGGATCCGGTTGGTGTATTTTCGTCTACAACCTCGCACCGGAAACGGAAGAGAACGTACTGTGGCAGCTGTTCGGTCCGTTCGGTGCCGTCCAATCCGTTAAG GTCATTAAGGATCTGCAAACGAACAAATGCAAAGGCTTCGGGTTCGTGACGATGACCAATTATGATGAAGCGGTCGTCGCGATTCAATCACTGAACGGTTACACGCTCGGTAACCGGGTACTGCAGGTCAGCTTCAAGACAAACAAGTCGAAAAATGCGTAA
- the LOC1279370 gene encoding ELAV-like protein 3 isoform X1 — MMTNGIADAQQNGGGQEDSKTNLIVNYLPQQMTQEEIRSLFSSIGEVESCKLIRDKVTGQSLGYGFVNYQRAEDASKAINTLNGLRLQNKQIKVSFARPSSEAIKGANLYVSGLPKNMLQADLEALFSPYGRIITSRILCDNITARQYSTPAAGENGNGLSKGVGFIRFDQRMEAEKAIKELNGTVPKGSTEPITVKFANNPSSTKTVPPLAAYLGPQAARRFPGPIHHPTGRFSSAIPNYRYSPLAGDLLANSMIPTNAIANGSGWCIFVYNLAPETEENVLWQLFGPFGAVQSVKVIKDLQTNKCKGFGFVTMTNYDEAVVAIQSLNGYTLGNRVLQVSFKTNKSKNA, encoded by the exons ATGATGACGAACGGAATCGCTGATGCGCAACAAAATGGCGGTGGCCAGGAAGACTCAAAGACCAATCTTATCGTCAATTATTTACCACAGCAGATGACCCAGGAGGAGATACGGTCGCTTTTCTCCAGCATCGGGGAGGTGGAAAGCTGCAAGCTGATTCGTGACAAAGTGACCG GGCAAAGCCTTGGGTACGGATTCGTCAACTACCAGCGAGCGGAGGATGCGAGCAAAGCGATCAACACACTGAACGGCCTAAGATTGCAGAACAAGCAAATAAAG GTATCGTTTGCTCGCCCGAGCTCGGAAGCAATCAAGGGTGCGAACCTGTACGTGTCTGGTTTGCCGAAGAACATGCTGCAGGCGGACCTGGAGGCACTGTTTAGCCCTTACGGGCGCATCATCACGTCTCGCATCCTGTGCGACAATATTACAG CGCGACAGTACAGCACTCCAGCTGCTGGTGAAAACGGTAATG GCCTCTCCAAAGGAGTCGGTTTTATTCGGTTCGATCAGCGCATGGAGGCGGAGAAAGCTATCAAGGAGTTGAACGGTACTGTACCGAAAGGGTCAACCGAACCGATCACCGTCAAGTTTGCCAACAACCCAAGCAGCACGAAAACCGTACCACCGCTAGCAGCCTATTTAGGCCCACAAGCAGCTCGCCGTTTTCCGGGCCCGATCCATCATCCGACCGGACGATTTAG CAGTGCCATTCCAAACTATCGATACTCGCCACTGGCAGGAGATTTACTGGCGAACTCGATGATTCCTACCAATGCCATCGCAAACGGATCCGGTTGGTGTATTTTCGTCTACAACCTCGCACCGGAAACGGAAGAGAACGTACTGTGGCAGCTGTTCGGTCCGTTCGGTGCCGTCCAATCCGTTAAG GTCATTAAGGATCTGCAAACGAACAAATGCAAAGGCTTCGGGTTCGTGACGATGACCAATTATGATGAAGCGGTCGTCGCGATTCAATCACTGAACGGTTACACGCTCGGTAACCGGGTACTGCAGGTCAGCTTCAAGACAAACAAGTCGAAAAATGCGTAA
- the LOC1279370 gene encoding ELAV-like protein 3 isoform X2, producing MMTNGIADAQQNGGGQEDSKTNLIVNYLPQQMTQEEIRSLFSSIGEVESCKLIRDKVTGQSLGYGFVNYQRAEDASKAINTLNGLRLQNKQIKVSFARPSSEAIKGANLYVSGLPKNMLQADLEALFSPYGRIITSRILCDNITARQYSTPAAGENGNGLSKGVGFIRFDQRMEAEKAIKELNGTVPKGSTEPITVKFANNPSSTKTVPPLAAYLGPQAARRFPGPIHHPTGRFSAIPNYRYSPLAGDLLANSMIPTNAIANGSGWCIFVYNLAPETEENVLWQLFGPFGAVQSVKVIKDLQTNKCKGFGFVTMTNYDEAVVAIQSLNGYTLGNRVLQVSFKTNKSKNA from the exons ATGATGACGAACGGAATCGCTGATGCGCAACAAAATGGCGGTGGCCAGGAAGACTCAAAGACCAATCTTATCGTCAATTATTTACCACAGCAGATGACCCAGGAGGAGATACGGTCGCTTTTCTCCAGCATCGGGGAGGTGGAAAGCTGCAAGCTGATTCGTGACAAAGTGACCG GGCAAAGCCTTGGGTACGGATTCGTCAACTACCAGCGAGCGGAGGATGCGAGCAAAGCGATCAACACACTGAACGGCCTAAGATTGCAGAACAAGCAAATAAAG GTATCGTTTGCTCGCCCGAGCTCGGAAGCAATCAAGGGTGCGAACCTGTACGTGTCTGGTTTGCCGAAGAACATGCTGCAGGCGGACCTGGAGGCACTGTTTAGCCCTTACGGGCGCATCATCACGTCTCGCATCCTGTGCGACAATATTACAG CGCGACAGTACAGCACTCCAGCTGCTGGTGAAAACGGTAATG GCCTCTCCAAAGGAGTCGGTTTTATTCGGTTCGATCAGCGCATGGAGGCGGAGAAAGCTATCAAGGAGTTGAACGGTACTGTACCGAAAGGGTCAACCGAACCGATCACCGTCAAGTTTGCCAACAACCCAAGCAGCACGAAAACCGTACCACCGCTAGCAGCCTATTTAGGCCCACAAGCAGCTCGCCGTTTTCCGGGCCCGATCCATCATCCGACCGGACGATTTAG TGCCATTCCAAACTATCGATACTCGCCACTGGCAGGAGATTTACTGGCGAACTCGATGATTCCTACCAATGCCATCGCAAACGGATCCGGTTGGTGTATTTTCGTCTACAACCTCGCACCGGAAACGGAAGAGAACGTACTGTGGCAGCTGTTCGGTCCGTTCGGTGCCGTCCAATCCGTTAAG GTCATTAAGGATCTGCAAACGAACAAATGCAAAGGCTTCGGGTTCGTGACGATGACCAATTATGATGAAGCGGTCGTCGCGATTCAATCACTGAACGGTTACACGCTCGGTAACCGGGTACTGCAGGTCAGCTTCAAGACAAACAAGTCGAAAAATGCGTAA
- the LOC1279370 gene encoding ELAV-like protein 3 isoform X3, with product MMTNGIADAQQNGGGQEDSKTNLIVNYLPQQMTQEEIRSLFSSIGEVESCKLIRDKVTGQSLGYGFVNYQRAEDASKAINTLNGLRLQNKQIKVSFARPSSEAIKGANLYVSGLPKNMLQADLEALFSPYGRIITSRILCDNITGLSKGVGFIRFDQRMEAEKAIKELNGTVPKGSTEPITVKFANNPSSTKTVPPLAAYLGPQAARRFPGPIHHPTGRFSSAIPNYRYSPLAGDLLANSMIPTNAIANGSGWCIFVYNLAPETEENVLWQLFGPFGAVQSVKVIKDLQTNKCKGFGFVTMTNYDEAVVAIQSLNGYTLGNRVLQVSFKTNKSKNA from the exons ATGATGACGAACGGAATCGCTGATGCGCAACAAAATGGCGGTGGCCAGGAAGACTCAAAGACCAATCTTATCGTCAATTATTTACCACAGCAGATGACCCAGGAGGAGATACGGTCGCTTTTCTCCAGCATCGGGGAGGTGGAAAGCTGCAAGCTGATTCGTGACAAAGTGACCG GGCAAAGCCTTGGGTACGGATTCGTCAACTACCAGCGAGCGGAGGATGCGAGCAAAGCGATCAACACACTGAACGGCCTAAGATTGCAGAACAAGCAAATAAAG GTATCGTTTGCTCGCCCGAGCTCGGAAGCAATCAAGGGTGCGAACCTGTACGTGTCTGGTTTGCCGAAGAACATGCTGCAGGCGGACCTGGAGGCACTGTTTAGCCCTTACGGGCGCATCATCACGTCTCGCATCCTGTGCGACAATATTACAG GCCTCTCCAAAGGAGTCGGTTTTATTCGGTTCGATCAGCGCATGGAGGCGGAGAAAGCTATCAAGGAGTTGAACGGTACTGTACCGAAAGGGTCAACCGAACCGATCACCGTCAAGTTTGCCAACAACCCAAGCAGCACGAAAACCGTACCACCGCTAGCAGCCTATTTAGGCCCACAAGCAGCTCGCCGTTTTCCGGGCCCGATCCATCATCCGACCGGACGATTTAG CAGTGCCATTCCAAACTATCGATACTCGCCACTGGCAGGAGATTTACTGGCGAACTCGATGATTCCTACCAATGCCATCGCAAACGGATCCGGTTGGTGTATTTTCGTCTACAACCTCGCACCGGAAACGGAAGAGAACGTACTGTGGCAGCTGTTCGGTCCGTTCGGTGCCGTCCAATCCGTTAAG GTCATTAAGGATCTGCAAACGAACAAATGCAAAGGCTTCGGGTTCGTGACGATGACCAATTATGATGAAGCGGTCGTCGCGATTCAATCACTGAACGGTTACACGCTCGGTAACCGGGTACTGCAGGTCAGCTTCAAGACAAACAAGTCGAAAAATGCGTAA